From the genome of Gryllotalpicola protaetiae:
GGCGGGCGGCGAGCTGCTCGAGTGCCGTGCGGTACGCGGCGAGCGGGCGCGCCTCGCCCGGCGCGGAGATGAAGCTGGCGCGGATCACGCCGTCCTCATCGATGACGAAGGTCGCGCGGTTGGCGAATCCCCTCTCGTCGAGGAAGACCCCGTAGTCCTTCGCGACGGCGCCGTGCGGCCAGAAGTCGGCCAGCAGCTGGAATCCGTAGCCCTGGGTCTCCGACCAGGCGCGCAGCGCCCACTTCGAATCGACGGAGACGCCGATC
Proteins encoded in this window:
- a CDS encoding peroxiredoxin, with the translated sequence MALENDTQAPDFELPNQFGEPVRLSDFRGRKAVALVFFPLAFSGTCTGELCELRDNLSIFEDAEVELIGVSVDSKWALRAWSETQGYGFQLLADFWPHGAVAKDYGVFLDERGFANRATFVIDEDGVIRASFISAPGEARPLAAYRTALEQLAARRALSN